The following is a genomic window from Phycisphaeraceae bacterium.
ACCTGCTCTATGCGCAGAACGAAGCCATCACGCGCCAATCTGTCCGCCGTGTCGTCTTTGACACCGCAGCAAACAGCTACAAGTTGACGGACGGCAACGGTAACGTGCTGGCGGTGTCGTGGAAAAACGGAAGTGCCGCCAATTATGTCGTCAACTTTTCGGCAGATTCGCGCTTTGATGCGGTCACGCTGAAAACCGCCAGCTTCGGCGGTACGCAAACCATCGAGTTTGATCCGCTGGGAGCTCCCAATAACGGGGGCACGGTGGATTTGGTGACGGGATCCATAACTTACCGCATCTCAGTTGCCGCGTTTACAGGGCGGGTGACTGTCGCGCCGGTGACGGCGACCAATCAGCCGTGACAGGAGGCTAACGAAAGTGCGTTTACCTTTTATTCAGAGTGGTGTCTGCCCCATCGGACTTGATACCGGCACACACAGCATCAAGATGATGCAGCTCGAGCGTCGCGGCAGCTCCTTTGCCGTTCGTGCAGCCGGTTCACGCGCGCTGCCTTGCGATTTACCCAGCACCGCCTCGGAACGCTCGACGCTCTATGCGAATCTAATCAAGCAGATTCTCGCAGAAGGCGATTTCCAGGGCCGCCGGGTCGTGAGTTGTCTTCCGGCAACGTCGATTCAATACAAAAACCTACGGCTGCCACGCATGCCCTACGACGAGCTTCGTTCCGCTGTCGAGTGGGAGGCCGCGGATCGTTTGAAGATTGTCCCAGAATCGATGCAGGTGCAGTTTTTCGCAGCAGGCGAGGTGCGTCAGGGAGAGGAACAGCGAGAAGAAATCATAATGCTCGCTGCCACCCGTGATGCGATCAACGAACACGTGGACACTCTGGTCAAGAGCGATCTCAAACCAGTAGCGATTGACGCGGTGCCCGGAGCACTGGCCAGAACACTGGTGTTTCATAGCGATAACAACACAGATCAAGATGCGCCGCAGATGGCGCTGGACATCGGATCATCTTCCAGCAAGGTGCTGGTGGTGCGCCAGGGGCGCGTGGTGTTCTTCAAACTCATTGATATCGGCGGACGCAAACTCGACCAGACGGTGGCGCAAAATCTCAGCCTGCCCCTGGCGGATGCGGCAGATTTGCGGCGGCGTCTTCAGCGGAGCCCGAAGCCAGAGGACGGGAGCACCGCAGGCGAACAACTTTTTGGCTCCACAAGACGCGAGAGTCTCGAACGCGCGGTTTATGAATCACTCCGCGCCACAGCGAGTGAACTGGCTAAAGAAGTGTCACTTTGCCTCCGCTATTACAGCGTGACTTTCCGCGGCAAGAGGCCGGAGAAAGTGTTGCTGGTTGGCGGGGAAACCTATGAACCACAACTGGCGCGGGCACTGGCGGAAGGCATTGACCTGCCCGTCGAAGCGATCCGCCCCTTTGCGGGCGTGGACATATCGAAGGCGACCGAGCTGGACGCTGATGGGACCAATAGCGAGTGGGCCGTGGCTGTGGGGCTGTCGATGCGGCGCGAGGCCGCGGCTAAGCGGGGTGCCGCATGAACGAGATTAACTTTTTACCTCAGGTGTTTATCGAACAGCAGACCCGCCACCACCGCGTACATCGCGAGCTGGTATGGGTAGCTGTGACCTTGCTTGCGATCGTGGGTTGGTACGCCAGCTCGCGAGGCAGCCTCGATAGTCTCGAAAGCTACGCCAACGCATTACGTGATGAAGCGGACGCGGTGCGAGATCAGGTGAGCGAGATGGAGAAGCTCAGGATTCAGCAGAAATCTCTGCTGCATCAGGTCAAGATTCAACGCGAGCTGACTCAGCCGATCAACACTACGTCGGTTCTG
Proteins encoded in this region:
- a CDS encoding GspH/FimT family pseudopilin, whose amino-acid sequence is MRHVQDNPTPNQHSEMNGMLRLSAGYRRAFTLIEVLSVVVILGIAGAVVVPQMLSRGNLQIQAASRIIIADLLYAQNEAITRQSVRRVVFDTAANSYKLTDGNGNVLAVSWKNGSAANYVVNFSADSRFDAVTLKTASFGGTQTIEFDPLGAPNNGGTVDLVTGSITYRISVAAFTGRVTVAPVTATNQP
- the pilM gene encoding type IV pilus assembly protein PilM; the encoded protein is MRLPFIQSGVCPIGLDTGTHSIKMMQLERRGSSFAVRAAGSRALPCDLPSTASERSTLYANLIKQILAEGDFQGRRVVSCLPATSIQYKNLRLPRMPYDELRSAVEWEAADRLKIVPESMQVQFFAAGEVRQGEEQREEIIMLAATRDAINEHVDTLVKSDLKPVAIDAVPGALARTLVFHSDNNTDQDAPQMALDIGSSSSKVLVVRQGRVVFFKLIDIGGRKLDQTVAQNLSLPLADAADLRRRLQRSPKPEDGSTAGEQLFGSTRRESLERAVYESLRATASELAKEVSLCLRYYSVTFRGKRPEKVLLVGGETYEPQLARALAEGIDLPVEAIRPFAGVDISKATELDADGTNSEWAVAVGLSMRREAAAKRGAA